CAAGCATCCTCAAGGCCCGGTCATCACCGTCACTCACGATGCCTGGGTGACGTTCCTCGCGCACCTCGGCTGATCAGGCCCGGAGGGGGCACAACGTGAGCATCGGACGCCGGACCAAGTCTCGCCTCTCAGGGGCGCAGTGGCATGTCAGCAGCTACAGCGGCGGCAACAACGAGTGCGTGGAGATCGCCTGCAACCTCCCCCGCCACGTCCCTGTCCGTGACACCAAAAACCCCAGCGGTCCCGTGATTACCTTCACTCACGAGGCGTGGAAAGCGTTCCTCACGCACCTGGCCTGAGCGGCCACGCGATTACGCAGCAAGAACGGTGCCGGGGCCAGGATCAGCGAGCCAAGGCGAAAGATCGGCGCACGAGGAATCGCGCGGCGCCCCGAATCCGCCAGGCGACGGCAGACGGCGCACCCACAACGGCACGCCACCCGCCCTCGTGGTCTCGGTGCCGCCTACTCCCCGTCCCCCTCCAACTCCCCTTCCGTCTCAAGGAGTACGCCCCGCAGCTCCTCGAGTACCGCCGGATCCGGCTTCTCCCACATCCCCCGCGACTCCGCCTCCAGCAAGCGTTCCGCGATCCCGTGCAGCGCCCACGGGTTGGCCTCCTGGAGGAAGGCGCGGTTGACCGGGTCGAGGACGTAGGTCTCCGTCAGCTTGTCGTACATCCAGTCGGCGACCACGCCCGTGGTGGCGTCGTAGCCGAACAAGTAGTCCACGGTGGCGGCGAGTTCGAAGGCGCCCTTGTAGCCGTGGCGGCGCATGGCCTCGATCCACTTGGGGTTGACGACGCGGGCGCGGAAGACGCGGCTGGTCTCCTCGACCAGGGTGCGGGTGCGGATGGTCTCGGGGCGGGTGGAGTCGCCGATGTAGGCCTCGGGGGCAGTGCCGCGCAGGGCGCGGACGGTGGCGACCATGCCGCCGTGGTACTGGAAGTAGTCGTCCGAGTCGGCGATGTCGTGTTCGCGGGTGTCGGTGTTCTTGGCGGCCACCGCGATGCGCTTGTACGCGGTCTCCATCTCCTCGCGGGCGGGGCGGCCGTCGAGTCCGCGGCCGTAGGCGTAGCCGCCCCAGACCGTGTAGACCTCGGCGAGGTCGGCGTCGGTGCGCCAGTCGCGGGAGTCGATGAGCTGGAGCAGGCCCGCGCCGTAGGTGCCGGGGCGGGAGCCGAAGATGCGGGTGGTGGCGCGGCGTTCGTCGCCGTGGTCGGCGAGTTCGGCCTGGGCGTGGGCGCGGACGAAGTTGGCCTCGGCGGGCTCGTCGAGCGAGGCGGCAAGGCGTACCGCGTCGTCGAGGAGGCCGATGGTGTGCGGGAAGGCGTCGCGGAAGAAGCCGGAGATGCGCAGGGTGACGTCGATGCGCGGGCGGCCCAACTCCTCGGCGGGGATGGGCTCCAGGCCGGTGACGCGGCGCGAGGCGTCGTCCCAGACGGGGCGGATGCCGAGCAGGGCAAGGGCCTCGGCGACGTCGTCGCCCGCCGTACGCATCGCGCTGGTGCCCCACAGGGACAGGCCGACCGAGGTGGGCCATTCACCGTTGTCGGTGCGGTAGCGCTCCAGGAGGGAGTCGGCGAGGGCCTGGCCGGTCTCCCAGGCGAGGCGGGAGGGGACGGCCTTGGGGTCGACGGAGTAGAAGTTGCGGCCGGTCGGCAGGACGTTGACCAGGCCGCGCAGCGGGGAGCCCGAGGGGCCCGCGGGGACGAAGCCGCCGCCGAGCGCGTGGACTGCGTGGTCGAGTTCGTCGGTGGTCGCGGCCAGGCGCGGGACGACCTCGCGAGCGGCGAACTCCAGAATGGCGGCGACCTGTTCGCCCTGTCCGGAGGAGACCCGCGTGACGGCGGCGGGGTCCCAGTCGGCGTCGTCCATGGCCTGGACCAGGGCGCGCGCCTTGGCCTCGGCCTCGTCGGCGGTGGTG
This is a stretch of genomic DNA from Streptomyces sp. NA04227. It encodes these proteins:
- a CDS encoding DUF397 domain-containing protein, which codes for MSIGRRTKSRLSGAQWHVSSYSGGNNECVEIACNLPRHVPVRDTKNPSGPVITFTHEAWKAFLTHLA